One genomic region from Pseudomonas hormoni encodes:
- a CDS encoding dihydroorotase, with the protein MSSVLIRNARLVNEGREFDGDLLVSHGRIVKIARSIEGENATVEIDADGQWLLPGMIDDQVHFRDPGSPDKGSFYTESRAAVAGGITSFMDMPNTHPATLTLATLADKKRRAAINSVANYGFHFGVSNDNLDTVAALNPCEVAGVKVFMGASTGNMLVDDPRVLERLFAEVPTILLAHCEHTPSIDANATNLRALLGEHICAAAHPVIRNAEACFRSSSMAVELAKRHCTRLHVLHLTTARELALFEDKPLSQKHISAEVCLHHLLFDDRDYADLGNQIKCNPAIKTQADRDALRNALLSHRLDVIGSDHAPHTWAEKQRAYSQAPSGLPLVQHALPALLELVADGLLPITVLVAKTSHRVADLFAIPDRGYLREGYWADLVLIKPEPDGVAVSQQPILSQCGWTPFARRRFRHSVNTTLVSGQVAWRDKCLNDNCQGLPLRFMR; encoded by the coding sequence ATGAGCAGCGTGCTGATTCGCAATGCCCGGCTGGTGAATGAAGGTCGTGAATTTGACGGTGATCTTCTGGTCAGCCATGGCCGCATCGTCAAGATCGCCCGCAGCATTGAAGGCGAAAATGCGACCGTGGAAATCGATGCTGACGGCCAGTGGCTGTTGCCAGGAATGATCGATGATCAGGTGCACTTCCGCGATCCCGGCTCGCCCGACAAGGGCAGTTTCTACACCGAATCCCGAGCAGCGGTGGCCGGTGGCATCACCAGTTTCATGGACATGCCCAACACCCATCCGGCGACACTGACCCTTGCCACACTCGCCGACAAGAAGCGTCGAGCGGCGATCAATTCGGTGGCCAACTACGGCTTCCATTTCGGCGTGAGCAACGACAATCTCGACACCGTCGCCGCACTCAATCCTTGCGAAGTGGCCGGCGTAAAAGTGTTCATGGGTGCATCCACGGGCAACATGCTGGTGGACGATCCGAGGGTTCTCGAGCGGCTGTTCGCCGAGGTGCCGACGATTCTGTTGGCCCACTGCGAACACACGCCCAGCATCGACGCCAACGCTACGAATCTGCGAGCGCTGTTGGGCGAACACATTTGCGCCGCGGCGCATCCTGTAATCCGCAATGCCGAGGCCTGCTTTCGCTCGTCCTCAATGGCGGTGGAACTGGCCAAGCGTCACTGCACACGACTTCACGTTTTGCACCTGACCACCGCACGCGAACTGGCATTGTTCGAAGACAAACCGCTGTCGCAGAAACACATCAGCGCCGAAGTCTGCCTGCACCACTTGCTCTTCGATGATCGTGATTACGCGGACCTCGGCAACCAGATCAAATGCAACCCGGCAATCAAGACTCAGGCTGACCGCGACGCCTTGCGTAACGCCTTGCTGAGCCATCGACTGGACGTCATCGGCAGCGATCATGCGCCGCACACCTGGGCCGAAAAGCAACGCGCCTACAGCCAGGCACCGTCCGGTCTGCCGCTGGTCCAGCACGCCCTCCCCGCGCTGCTGGAGTTGGTGGCAGACGGGCTGTTGCCAATCACTGTGCTTGTGGCCAAGACCAGTCACCGTGTCGCTGATCTGTTTGCTATTCCCGACCGTGGCTATTTGCGCGAAGGTTACTGGGCAGACCTGGTGCTGATCAAACCCGAGCCTGACGGCGTTGCCGTCTCTCAGCAGCCGATTCTGTCTCAATGCGGCTGGACGCCCTTTGCCCGACGACGCTTTCGCCACAGCGTCAACACCACGCTGGTGTCCGGACAAGTCGCATGGCGAGACAAATGTCTTAATGACAACTGTCAGGGTTTACCACTACGGTTTATGCGCTAG
- a CDS encoding DapH/DapD/GlmU-related protein — MIRKNPSGDLPLIAESAYVDKTAIICGKVVIGENVFVGPYAVIRADEVDASGAMEPITIGANSNIQDGVVIHSKSGAAVTIGEFSSIAHRSIVHGPCTVGDRVFIGFNSVLFNCAVGDGCVVRHNSVVDGRDLPTDFYVPSTTRIGPNTDLSQFPPVSVSASEFSEDVARTNVDLVRGYKAL, encoded by the coding sequence ATGATCCGCAAGAACCCTTCAGGCGATTTGCCGCTGATTGCCGAGTCTGCGTACGTCGATAAAACCGCGATCATCTGCGGCAAAGTGGTGATCGGCGAGAACGTTTTCGTCGGCCCCTACGCCGTGATCCGCGCCGATGAAGTGGATGCTTCGGGCGCCATGGAGCCGATCACCATCGGCGCCAATTCGAACATCCAGGATGGCGTGGTGATTCACTCCAAGTCCGGCGCAGCGGTGACCATCGGCGAGTTCAGTTCGATCGCCCACCGCTCCATCGTTCATGGCCCGTGCACGGTCGGCGACCGGGTGTTTATCGGCTTCAACAGTGTGCTGTTCAACTGCGCGGTCGGTGATGGCTGCGTGGTGCGGCACAACTCGGTGGTCGACGGCCGCGACTTGCCCACGGATTTCTACGTGCCCTCCACCACCCGCATCGGGCCCAACACCGACCTGTCGCAGTTCCCGCCGGTCAGCGTCAGCGCCTCGGAATTTTCCGAGGATGTGGCGCGCACCAATGTTGATCTGGTGCGTGGCTACAAAGCCCTGTAA
- the cls gene encoding cardiolipin synthase: MDYFGPHVFGYLIALLHSLGLIAAIHAVLTVRTAQGSIAWALSLLFIPYLTLIPYLVFGRSTFDGYIKARRQANEEMRKAISELNWRPWVEEALTARASNAYASLRAMPKLGRMPCLANNEVRLLINGPATFEAIFEAISHAKEAVLIQFFIIHDDRLGQRLQTLLLKKAAEGVAVYLLYDRIGSHSLPHSYVQPLREAGVEVKAFATRSGWLNRFQVNFRNHRKIVVVDGVLGFVGGHNVGDEYMGEKPPLAPWRDTHVRVRGPVVACMQESFAEDWFWAARSLPPLILPDVYPDDGVLCQLLASGPADSYETCSLFFVEAIHAATERVWITSPYFIPDEAVFAALRLAVLRGVDVRILLPSRPDHRIVYAASSLYAFEAVRAGVRMFRYEPGFLHQKVVLIDSEISAIGSANLDNRSFRLNFEVMLLTVDSVFAGEVEQMLNDDFAQAHEVAKEESREMHRLQQVGMRIARLISPIL; the protein is encoded by the coding sequence ATGGATTATTTTGGACCGCATGTTTTCGGTTATCTGATCGCACTGTTGCACTCGTTAGGGCTGATCGCCGCCATCCATGCCGTATTGACCGTTCGGACCGCCCAGGGCTCGATCGCCTGGGCCCTGTCGTTGCTGTTCATTCCCTACCTCACGCTTATCCCGTATCTGGTCTTCGGCCGCAGCACCTTCGATGGTTATATCAAGGCGCGGCGACAGGCCAACGAGGAAATGCGCAAGGCCATCTCCGAGTTGAACTGGCGGCCCTGGGTCGAAGAGGCCCTGACGGCACGCGCTTCCAACGCTTACGCTTCATTAAGGGCAATGCCGAAGCTGGGACGCATGCCGTGTCTGGCGAACAATGAGGTCCGCCTGCTGATCAACGGCCCGGCCACTTTCGAGGCGATTTTCGAAGCCATCAGCCACGCCAAGGAAGCCGTGCTGATCCAGTTCTTTATCATCCACGACGATCGCCTCGGCCAGCGCCTGCAAACCCTGCTGTTGAAAAAAGCCGCGGAAGGCGTCGCCGTTTATCTGTTGTACGACCGCATCGGCAGCCACTCCCTGCCCCACAGTTACGTGCAGCCGTTGCGCGAGGCGGGTGTCGAGGTCAAAGCGTTCGCGACGCGCAGCGGCTGGCTCAATCGCTTCCAGGTCAACTTTCGCAACCACCGCAAGATCGTCGTGGTCGACGGTGTGCTCGGCTTCGTCGGCGGACATAACGTTGGCGACGAGTACATGGGCGAGAAACCACCTCTGGCGCCGTGGCGCGATACCCACGTTCGCGTGCGCGGGCCGGTGGTGGCCTGCATGCAGGAGTCTTTCGCCGAAGACTGGTTCTGGGCGGCGCGGTCGTTGCCGCCGTTGATACTGCCGGACGTTTATCCCGACGACGGCGTACTCTGCCAATTGCTCGCCAGCGGCCCAGCCGATTCCTACGAAACCTGTTCACTATTCTTTGTCGAAGCCATCCACGCGGCGACGGAACGGGTGTGGATCACCAGCCCCTATTTCATCCCTGACGAAGCAGTGTTCGCGGCGTTACGACTGGCGGTGCTGCGAGGTGTCGATGTGCGAATTCTGCTGCCGTCCCGGCCCGACCACCGGATTGTCTACGCCGCCTCCAGCCTGTACGCCTTCGAAGCCGTACGTGCCGGCGTACGGATGTTCCGCTACGAACCCGGTTTCTTGCATCAGAAAGTGGTGTTGATCGACAGCGAAATCAGCGCCATCGGCAGCGCCAACCTGGACAACCGTTCGTTCCGGCTGAATTTCGAAGTGATGTTGCTGACGGTCGACAGTGTGTTTGCCGGCGAAGTGGAACAGATGCTCAACGACGATTTTGCGCAGGCCCATGAAGTCGCCAAAGAAGAAAGCCGGGAAATGCACCGTCTGCAACAGGTCGGCATGCGGATCGCCCGGCTCATTTCTCCGATACTTTAA
- the cfaB gene encoding C17 cyclopropane fatty acid synthase CfaB, protein MLAQLPPALQNLQLPLRLRLWDGHEFNLGPTPSVTIVVKDPQMVTQFTHPSLDALGAAFVEGKLELEGSISDVIRVCDEWSHALLGDMDSQPVRTTHDKETDASAISYHYDLSNAFYQLWLDSDMAYSCAYFETGSETLEQAQQAKFRHLCRKLRLQPGEYLLDVGCGWGGLARYAAREFGAKVFGITLSKEQLALARERVTAEGLDDLVELQLLDYRDLPQDGRFDKVVSVGMFEHVGHENLSEYCKTLFGAVKEGGLVMNHGITAKHTDGRPVGRGAGDFIGKYVFPNGELPHLSMISAEISEAGLEIVDVESLRLHYARTLDHWSEHLEDNLEAAGKLVPEQALRIWRLYLAGCAYAFAKGWINLHQILAVKAHPDGSHELPWTRDDIYTP, encoded by the coding sequence ATGCTCGCGCAACTTCCACCGGCCTTACAGAATCTGCAGCTACCGTTACGCCTGCGACTCTGGGACGGCCATGAATTCAATCTGGGGCCGACGCCCAGCGTCACGATTGTGGTCAAGGACCCACAAATGGTTACCCAGTTCACTCATCCAAGCCTGGACGCGCTCGGAGCGGCGTTTGTCGAGGGCAAACTCGAGCTCGAAGGCTCCATCAGCGACGTGATCCGCGTTTGCGATGAATGGAGCCATGCGTTGCTGGGGGACATGGACAGTCAGCCCGTGCGCACCACCCACGATAAGGAAACTGACGCCAGCGCAATTTCCTATCATTACGACTTGTCCAATGCGTTTTATCAGCTGTGGCTCGACAGTGACATGGCGTATTCATGCGCCTATTTCGAGACCGGAAGCGAGACGCTGGAACAGGCCCAGCAAGCCAAATTCCGCCACTTGTGTCGTAAGTTACGACTGCAACCTGGCGAGTATCTGCTGGATGTCGGTTGCGGTTGGGGCGGTTTGGCGCGCTATGCGGCGCGTGAGTTCGGCGCGAAAGTGTTCGGGATCACGCTGAGCAAAGAGCAACTGGCCCTGGCCCGTGAACGGGTAACGGCCGAAGGCCTCGACGATCTGGTCGAGCTGCAACTGCTGGACTACCGCGATCTGCCTCAGGATGGGCGCTTCGATAAAGTGGTCAGCGTCGGCATGTTCGAACATGTGGGGCACGAGAACCTTTCGGAGTACTGCAAAACGTTGTTCGGCGCGGTGAAAGAGGGTGGTCTGGTGATGAACCACGGGATCACCGCCAAGCACACCGATGGCCGTCCGGTGGGGCGCGGTGCCGGGGATTTCATCGGGAAGTATGTGTTCCCCAATGGTGAGCTACCGCACCTGTCGATGATTTCTGCCGAGATCAGCGAAGCGGGTCTGGAGATCGTCGATGTCGAGAGTCTGCGCCTGCATTACGCGCGCACTCTGGACCACTGGAGTGAACATTTGGAAGACAATCTGGAAGCCGCCGGCAAGCTCGTGCCTGAGCAGGCACTGCGTATCTGGCGGCTGTACCTGGCGGGATGCGCTTATGCGTTCGCCAAGGGCTGGATCAACCTGCACCAGATCCTCGCGGTGAAAGCGCACCCCGATGGTAGCCATGAACTGCCATGGACCCGCGACGACATCTACACCCCTTAA
- a CDS encoding metal ABC transporter ATP-binding protein: protein MIRCEALRWGAPGQPLTPPVDFELPKGSLTAVIGANGSGKSSLLKVIAGLQKPLTGKVILDVPRKGSLSFLPQQQHLDRQFPISLQELVAAGFWGSKQSPEVRSQRLKATLENWCLTGLEQRPLMALSGGELQRALLARLSLAEAPLLLLDEPHAALDELGQSLLWKHIHAWHAQGRTLVVVCHNLAAVRQHIPQTLLIKSSGCVLGPSADLIRQQPQTQVA, encoded by the coding sequence ATGATTCGCTGCGAGGCTTTGCGCTGGGGAGCGCCCGGACAACCGCTCACGCCGCCGGTGGATTTCGAATTGCCCAAGGGCAGCCTGACCGCCGTAATCGGGGCCAACGGTTCGGGAAAAAGTAGTCTGCTGAAAGTCATCGCCGGCCTGCAAAAACCACTGACCGGTAAAGTGATCCTTGATGTTCCACGCAAAGGTTCGCTCTCATTCCTCCCCCAGCAACAACACCTCGATCGGCAATTCCCGATCAGTCTGCAAGAGTTGGTGGCCGCCGGTTTCTGGGGCAGCAAACAATCACCCGAAGTCCGAAGCCAACGTCTCAAAGCCACGCTGGAAAATTGGTGCCTGACCGGTCTGGAACAGCGCCCACTGATGGCCCTCTCCGGCGGTGAATTGCAGCGTGCCCTGCTCGCTCGTTTAAGCCTCGCTGAAGCCCCCTTGCTGTTACTCGACGAACCCCACGCCGCCCTCGACGAACTCGGTCAGTCACTGCTGTGGAAACACATCCACGCATGGCACGCCCAAGGCCGAACCCTGGTCGTCGTGTGTCACAACCTGGCCGCCGTTCGCCAACATATTCCTCAAACACTGTTGATCAAAAGTAGCGGCTGCGTCCTCGGCCCAAGCGCCGACCTGATTCGCCAACAACCCCAAACGCAGGTGGCCTGA
- a CDS encoding glutamine synthetase, which yields MRTALKLTLMSVSLLLAVDAWAQIPSLAKCTRSANLLACVDADGNAYSVNTVGNTIYLRGFERAGKRYWAQTNSRYGQLTFFTGIASDGEAWVGYNRRVGWTTLNRFSSSGGSSAKFTCSRITGC from the coding sequence ATGCGCACTGCCCTCAAATTAACGCTGATGAGCGTTTCGCTGCTGCTCGCCGTAGACGCCTGGGCGCAAATCCCGAGCCTGGCAAAATGCACCCGAAGCGCCAACCTGCTGGCCTGCGTGGATGCCGACGGCAACGCCTACAGCGTCAACACCGTCGGCAACACGATCTATTTGCGGGGTTTCGAACGGGCGGGAAAGCGCTACTGGGCGCAGACCAACAGTCGCTACGGACAACTGACGTTTTTCACCGGCATCGCTTCCGACGGTGAAGCCTGGGTCGGCTATAACCGTCGGGTTGGCTGGACCACCCTCAATCGGTTTTCCAGCTCCGGCGGTAGCAGCGCCAAGTTCACCTGCAGCAGGATCACCGGATGCTAG
- the folE2 gene encoding GTP cyclohydrolase FolE2 has protein sequence MNALTLPDIAAQASRQALPLEWVGMCGIALPIFFDGQRLSAKADAGVSLDDGGARGIHMSRLYLALEMLEQEHLTPALMRRVLQRFLDTHEGLSNSAHLNIHADLLLKRPALISPLSGWKNYPVSIEARLKNAMFHVELKIEIPYSSTCPCSAALSRQLIQQQFVDDFANKSLQHAEVLAWLGSTKGIVATPHSQRSNAHLKLRLDDYLDDLPLIALINDAEAALGTAVQTAVKRADEQAFALANGQNLMFCEDAVRRLNLALKRSPGINAFHLKVVHAESLHAHDAVAESRWNWEAA, from the coding sequence ATGAATGCGCTGACTCTGCCGGATATCGCCGCGCAGGCCTCACGCCAAGCCCTGCCACTTGAATGGGTGGGCATGTGCGGCATTGCTCTTCCCATTTTCTTCGATGGCCAGCGATTGAGCGCGAAGGCCGACGCTGGCGTGAGCCTCGACGATGGAGGAGCGCGGGGCATTCATATGTCGCGGCTGTACCTGGCGCTGGAAATGCTCGAGCAGGAACACCTGACGCCAGCCCTAATGCGGCGTGTCTTGCAGCGATTTCTCGATACGCATGAGGGTCTGTCCAACAGCGCTCACCTGAACATCCACGCTGATTTACTGCTCAAACGGCCGGCGCTCATCAGTCCATTGTCCGGCTGGAAAAACTATCCGGTTAGCATCGAAGCGCGTTTGAAAAACGCAATGTTCCACGTGGAACTAAAAATCGAAATCCCTTATTCCTCAACCTGTCCTTGTTCAGCCGCACTGTCACGGCAGTTGATTCAACAACAATTCGTCGATGACTTCGCCAACAAGTCACTGCAACACGCTGAAGTTTTGGCTTGGCTCGGCTCCACAAAAGGTATCGTTGCGACGCCTCATAGCCAGCGCAGCAACGCGCATTTAAAGCTGCGTCTCGATGACTATCTGGATGACCTGCCACTGATTGCGCTGATCAACGATGCCGAAGCAGCCCTCGGCACCGCCGTGCAAACCGCCGTAAAGCGCGCCGACGAACAAGCCTTCGCCCTGGCCAATGGGCAAAACCTGATGTTCTGCGAAGACGCTGTTCGACGCTTGAATCTGGCGTTGAAACGCTCTCCCGGCATCAACGCCTTCCACCTGAAAGTCGTCCACGCAGAAAGTCTGCACGCCCACGATGCCGTCGCCGAAAGTCGATGGAACTGGGAGGCCGCATGA
- a CDS encoding metal ABC transporter substrate-binding protein produces MRALLVLFSLMLSMSLSAAEKLQVVTSFSILADLTHQVGGEHIQITNMVGPDADAHTYEPTPDDAKALLKARLIIKNGLGFEQWLDRLVTSTETKASVINASRGVIPRSLDEDGETVPDPHAWHNLANTELYISNITKALIAADPANQTDYERNSQAYLKQIYALLAEAKAKLGSLPPGNRKIVTSHDAFGYLGQAYGIDFMAPQGLSTEREPSAAEVAALITQIRQAKVKAVFMENIKDARLLKQIADESGAHIGGTLYSDALAASGPASTFAGLFEYNLNTLYEALSKP; encoded by the coding sequence ATGCGCGCTTTACTCGTGCTGTTCAGTTTGATGCTGTCGATGTCGCTGTCCGCTGCGGAAAAACTGCAGGTGGTCACCAGCTTCAGCATCCTTGCCGACCTGACTCATCAAGTCGGCGGCGAGCATATCCAGATCACCAACATGGTCGGCCCGGACGCCGATGCCCACACGTACGAGCCGACACCGGACGATGCCAAGGCGCTGCTCAAAGCCAGACTGATCATCAAAAACGGCCTGGGTTTCGAGCAATGGCTGGACCGCCTGGTGACCAGCACCGAGACCAAAGCCTCGGTCATCAACGCGAGCCGTGGTGTCATTCCGCGCTCGCTGGATGAAGACGGCGAGACCGTTCCCGATCCTCACGCCTGGCACAATCTGGCGAACACCGAGCTGTACATCAGCAACATCACCAAGGCCCTGATCGCCGCCGACCCGGCGAACCAAACCGACTACGAACGCAACAGCCAGGCCTACCTGAAACAGATCTACGCGCTGCTCGCCGAAGCAAAAGCCAAGCTCGGTTCACTGCCACCGGGCAACCGCAAGATCGTAACGTCCCATGATGCCTTCGGTTATCTCGGTCAGGCCTATGGCATCGACTTCATGGCGCCACAAGGTCTGTCCACCGAACGCGAGCCTTCGGCCGCGGAAGTCGCTGCGCTGATCACCCAGATTCGTCAGGCCAAGGTCAAAGCGGTGTTCATGGAAAACATCAAGGACGCCCGTCTGCTCAAGCAGATCGCCGATGAAAGCGGCGCGCACATTGGTGGCACGCTGTACTCCGATGCCCTCGCCGCCAGCGGTCCGGCCAGCACTTTTGCCGGCCTGTTCGAATACAACCTCAACACGCTATACGAGGCGTTGAGCAAGCCATGA
- a CDS encoding metal ABC transporter permease yields MLAAAQLWQPFHEFVFMRRALLGGLVLACSTAPLGVFLILRRMSLIGDAVAHGILPGAALGFWFAGLSLPALTLGGLGAGLSMAGLAAWITRRTGLREDASLAAIYPISLASGVLILGIAGKRLDLLHLLFGSALAVDGPTLTGMVWVSGLSLVAMALIYKPLLLDTLDPLFLQTVSRLGPLAHGVFLTLVVLNLVIGFQAIGALMVVGLMMLPAAASRFWSRRLPVLIGIAALLGCLSVWLGLLLSFYYSLPSGPAIVLVAGGLYLLSVVLGPVHGLLRRPPLLTSQ; encoded by the coding sequence ATGCTCGCTGCCGCTCAACTTTGGCAACCCTTCCACGAGTTCGTGTTCATGCGCAGGGCACTGCTCGGTGGATTGGTGTTGGCATGCAGCACGGCACCGCTCGGGGTGTTTCTGATCCTGCGGCGCATGAGCCTGATTGGCGATGCAGTCGCACACGGCATCCTGCCCGGCGCGGCGCTTGGCTTCTGGTTCGCCGGACTGAGTCTGCCGGCGCTGACCCTCGGCGGCCTCGGCGCCGGCCTGAGCATGGCCGGGCTCGCCGCGTGGATCACCCGCCGCACCGGGCTGCGAGAAGACGCGAGCCTCGCTGCGATCTACCCGATTTCCCTCGCCAGTGGTGTGCTGATCCTCGGCATTGCCGGCAAACGTCTGGACCTGCTGCACCTGCTCTTTGGTTCGGCGCTGGCGGTCGACGGTCCCACGTTAACCGGCATGGTGTGGGTCTCTGGTTTGAGTCTTGTCGCCATGGCACTCATCTACAAGCCGCTGCTACTGGACACCCTCGACCCACTCTTTTTGCAAACCGTCAGCCGGCTCGGTCCGTTGGCCCACGGCGTGTTTCTGACGCTGGTGGTGCTGAATCTGGTGATCGGTTTTCAGGCCATCGGGGCGCTGATGGTCGTCGGCCTGATGATGTTGCCCGCCGCCGCATCACGCTTCTGGAGCCGTCGCTTGCCTGTGTTGATTGGGATCGCCGCCCTGCTCGGCTGCCTCTCGGTGTGGCTCGGATTATTGCTGTCGTTCTACTACTCACTGCCCAGCGGCCCGGCCATCGTACTGGTGGCTGGCGGTCTGTATCTGCTGTCCGTGGTGCTCGGACCGGTGCACGGTTTGCTGCGCCGCCCGCCTTTGCTCACATCCCAATGA
- a CDS encoding DUF3617 domain-containing protein: MNVRLLGLAVAFGLALPVAAQAQMLQPGLWELTSSNMKVDDQNLPDLQLILGQIQSQMTPEQRAQLEKQGITMGGKGIRACLTPEQVKSDNIPLTDPQSGCKQEITERTGNQWKFRFSCPKAQGAGVATFLSDREFTTKVNGTFNATGIQQKGSLDTRAVWLGQDCGTVKPRA; encoded by the coding sequence ATGAACGTTCGTCTGCTGGGTTTGGCCGTGGCTTTTGGTTTGGCTCTTCCTGTGGCCGCTCAGGCGCAGATGCTGCAGCCGGGCTTGTGGGAATTGACCTCGAGCAACATGAAGGTCGATGACCAGAACCTGCCGGATCTGCAATTGATCCTAGGCCAGATACAAAGTCAGATGACCCCTGAACAGCGGGCGCAGCTGGAGAAGCAGGGCATCACGATGGGCGGCAAGGGCATTCGCGCTTGCCTGACGCCGGAGCAGGTTAAGAGCGACAACATCCCGCTGACGGATCCGCAGTCGGGCTGCAAGCAGGAAATCACCGAGCGCACCGGCAACCAGTGGAAATTCCGCTTCAGCTGCCCGAAAGCGCAGGGCGCGGGTGTGGCTACTTTCTTGAGTGATCGTGAGTTCACCACCAAGGTGAATGGCACGTTCAACGCTACGGGCATTCAGCAGAAGGGTAGCCTTGATACTCGCGCTGTCTGGTTGGGGCAGGATTGCGGGACTGTTAAGCCAAGAGCATAA
- a CDS encoding His/Gly/Thr/Pro-type tRNA ligase C-terminal domain-containing protein: MIHITLSDGSLREYDQPLSVYELAASIGPGLAKAAVAGRVDGVLVDCEFMLEADARVNIVTPQEPDGLEILRRSCALVLAMAVKQLYPKAHLQTGSALGDGFFLEFEFERHLNLVDLATIEARMKTLAATNHSIRRRKTPTPTEQLSSYLLGGFECVSSGPHVPATRVLQAFALEHISGTSPQRIYGTCWSCQEELDNWRAPPHVMIVSMDDRQAEYAQSVTEALRRSGVRARADLRNEKIRHKIREHSQQVPYLVVIGEKEKEGGFVSVRSRTGEDFGRMAVDAVCNWLRSIGIAGV, encoded by the coding sequence ATGATTCACATCACCCTGAGCGATGGTTCATTGCGTGAATACGACCAACCGTTGTCGGTGTACGAACTCGCCGCGAGTATCGGTCCCGGGCTGGCCAAAGCGGCTGTCGCGGGAAGGGTTGACGGCGTTTTGGTGGATTGTGAATTCATGCTCGAAGCCGATGCCCGGGTCAACATCGTCACGCCGCAAGAGCCCGACGGGCTGGAGATTCTTCGCCGGTCCTGCGCGTTGGTGTTGGCGATGGCCGTGAAACAGCTTTATCCAAAAGCGCATTTGCAGACAGGCTCGGCGTTGGGTGATGGCTTCTTCCTTGAATTCGAGTTTGAGCGTCATTTAAACCTGGTCGACCTTGCCACCATTGAAGCGCGCATGAAGACACTGGCGGCTACCAATCATTCGATCCGCCGCCGCAAGACGCCTACGCCAACAGAGCAGTTATCCTCCTACCTTCTGGGGGGGTTCGAGTGTGTCTCGTCGGGTCCGCATGTTCCCGCCACCCGAGTATTGCAGGCCTTCGCGCTCGAACACATCAGCGGCACATCACCACAACGGATCTATGGCACCTGCTGGTCCTGCCAGGAGGAACTGGACAACTGGCGGGCACCGCCGCACGTGATGATCGTCAGCATGGATGATCGTCAGGCAGAGTACGCACAGTCGGTGACTGAAGCGTTGCGCCGAAGCGGTGTACGCGCTCGCGCCGATCTGCGTAACGAGAAAATCCGCCACAAGATTCGCGAGCACAGTCAGCAAGTGCCGTATCTGGTGGTGATCGGGGAGAAAGAAAAAGAAGGCGGATTTGTCAGTGTGCGCAGTCGTACCGGGGAGGATTTTGGCAGGATGGCGGTTGATGCGGTTTGCAATTGGCTGAGGTCAATAGGGATTGCGGGGGTTTGA